Proteins encoded within one genomic window of Raineyella fluvialis:
- a CDS encoding TadE/TadG family type IV pilus assembly protein → MRKSDRGAEVVEFALLAPILMALILGTIEFGFAFLAQATIAGAAREAARDMAIHNNPDQARMVAVNAAVPVVVFANPTEEIGIAATCPTGAAGQVVVTINHPYVGLTGWLATVAPTGVTLGGKGVMRCGG, encoded by the coding sequence ATGCGTAAGTCAGATCGCGGTGCTGAAGTGGTCGAGTTCGCACTCTTGGCGCCGATCCTGATGGCTTTGATCCTGGGGACCATCGAGTTCGGGTTCGCCTTCCTGGCTCAGGCTACGATTGCTGGGGCGGCACGCGAGGCCGCCAGGGACATGGCGATCCACAACAACCCTGATCAGGCCCGAATGGTAGCAGTGAATGCGGCAGTTCCTGTCGTAGTCTTTGCCAACCCGACTGAGGAGATTGGCATCGCCGCGACCTGTCCTACGGGAGCGGCCGGACAAGTCGTGGTGACCATCAACCACCCTTACGTGGGCCTCACCGGTTGGTTGGCGACCGTCGCCCCGACTGGAGTCACACTCGGGGGCAAGGGAGTCATGAGATGCGGTGGCTGA
- a CDS encoding Flp family type IVb pilin, with amino-acid sequence MTKFAAFMTTTLFMLKQRHEDNDKGATLVEYALLVGLIALAVIVGVTAFGNQVNTFFNGLAAKLGIVAG; translated from the coding sequence ATGACGAAGTTCGCCGCATTCATGACCACCACGCTGTTCATGCTCAAGCAACGCCACGAGGACAACGACAAGGGCGCCACGCTTGTCGAGTACGCTCTGCTGGTCGGGCTGATCGCTCTCGCTGTTATTGTCGGCGTTACGGCCTTCGGTAATCAGGTTAACACCTTCTTTAACGGCCTCGCTGCCAAGCTTGGCATCGTCGCCGGCTGA